Below is a window of Flavobacterium cyclinae DNA.
GCGTTTTTAGATACTGCAACAGATGGATTTGACTATGGTGCTGATGGTCGTTCTCCATCTTCTGAAGCTGCAGAATTTTATTATATATTAAATGATATGCCTCATGAGTATGTTGCGAATGCTGTAAAATTTGATATCAATAAAAGAATTCCTGTTGGATTTAGATGCGCAAGTGCAACGAATTTTAAAGTACAAGTTAAAGATGTAGTAAATTTTGATCAAAACCAAGAAGTTTATCTACACGATAAAGTAAATGATATTTATTACGATATCAAGAATGGTATTTTTGATATGACGCTTCCAGCTGGAGATAATAAAACTCAATTTGAAGTTACATTTAAAAACACTACACTATCAACTCCACTTGAAGATGTAGATGCAATGTTTGTTGTAGCTCAAAATAATGAAAATGAAGCTTTAATGTTGTACAATACTCAAAATAAAGATATTACAAGTTTGGAATTATATGATGTTACGGGTAAACTAATTATCAAAAAAGAAAATATTGGTACTGTATCAGAATATAAAATTTCAACATCAAGTTATAGTACGGGTGTTTATGTTGTTAAGTTAGCTACAAATGATAATTTGAGCATTTCTAAGAAAATATCAATTTACAATAAATAAATAATACACATTGTTGTATATTTGAAAGCAGCTTTAATTAGCTGCTTTTTTTATGCACTCAATTAATCAAAAAATACCATTATCTTTTCCAAATAATATTGAACTCTTTATTAAAAGAGAAGATTTGTTACATCCAATCATTTCTGGAAATAAATTTAGAAAACTCAAATATAATATTCAAGAAGCTAAACGATTGGGTCATTCTACTTTGTTAACTTTTGGTGGAGCTTTTTCAAATCATATTTTAGCAGTTGCTGGAGCGGGTGCTGAATTTGGGTTTTCAACTATTGGTGTAATAAGGGGAGAAGAAATAGAGTTTAAAATTCATGAAAACCCTACTTTAATAAAAGCACAAGAATTAGGAATGAAGTTTTATTTTGTTTCTAGGTCGGACTATCGTGAAAAAGAAAACACTAATTTTAAAGAAAAATTACAGACCATTTTTGGAAATTTTTACTTAATTCCTGAAGGAGGTACTAATAATTTAGCTATTAAAGGTTGTGAAGAAATATTGACAAAAGAAGACAAAGAAGGGTTTTCTCATGTGGTTTGTTCAGTTGGAACAGGAGGAACATTGTCGGGTTTAATAAATTCATCTAATAAAAATCAATACATAATCGGATTTTCTTCATTAAAAGGGAGTTTTTTGTCTGATGTAATTCGTAATTTTGTCTCTAATAACAATTGGGAGATTAATGATGAATATCATTTTGGTGGATATGGTAAAGTTTCAAATGAATTGATTGATTTTTTAAATTCATTTTACACACAAACAAGTATTCCATTAGATCCGGTTTACACTGGTAAAATGGTATTTGGTGTCCTTGACAAAATCAAAGAGGGATATTTTCCAGAAAACTCAAAAATTTTGATTATTCATACTGGTGGATTGCAAGGGATAAAAGGTATGAATTTTGTACTAAGTAAAAATAACAAAGAAATATTAAATTATGGCGAAAAGTAAATTGGTTTTATTTGTGTTAGCCCTTTTTATAATCAGTTGTAAAAGTTCAAAGCCTGTAGTTAGAACCACTACAAAAACAAAAGTTTCGATCAATAAAAAACCAACTGTACACACTAAGACCGAAACTAAATCAGTATCAATCAAAACTAAAGATAATTCACAAGAGACTTTGGAGGCTACTTCAAATGTTAAAACCTATGCAGAAGAAGTTAGAGATTATATTGATAATTTTAAAGAAATTGCAAAAAACAATATGAAGATCCATGGAATTCCTGCAAGTATAACTTTAGCGCAAGGAATTTTAGAATCTGGTGCCGGTAAAGGTAGATTGGCTCAAACGGCTAATAATCATTTTGGAATTAAATGTCATAGTGGTTGGACAGGAGAAACCATTCACCATGATGATGATGCTGCTCAAGAATGTTTTAGAAAGTATAATCATCCATCAGAATCTTACCGAGACCATTCATTATTTTTAACAACTCGATCACGCTATTCTAAATTATTTAAATTGAATAAAGGGGATTATAAATCGTGGGCAAGAGGTTTAAAAGAAGCCGGTTATGCAACAGATGTTAAATATCCAGATAAATTAATTGGACTAATTGAACGATATGAGTTATTTAAATACGATAATGAAGTATTGGGTCAAGATTCAAATTTTTCAAATGACACAAACCTAGTTTCAGATGGAGACGAATTTTATACGATTCAACAAGGTGATACTTTATATTCCTTATCAAAAAGGTTTAATATCTCGATAAATGAGATAAAGAAAATGAATAATTTATCAGATAATACCATTTCAATTGGTCAAAAATTAAGAATTAAGAAATGATTTATAAAAGAAGTAGCGAACTATTTGTAGAAGCATGTAATGTAATTCCTGGAGGTGTTAATTCTCCAGTTAGAGCCTTTAAAGGTGTTGGAGGAACTCCAATTTTTGTTAAGGAAGCAAAAGGAGCATATTTATATGATGAAGATGGTAATCGTTTAATTGATTACATCAACTCCTGGGGTCCTATGATTTTAGGACATGCTTACGAACCTGTTGTTAACGCGGTAATTGAAAAAGCAAAAAAAGGAACTTCTTTTGGTATGCCAACAGCGTTAGAAACTGAAATTGCCAAATTAGCAGTTTCGATGGTTCCAAATATTGATAAAATAAGATTTGTTAACTCAGGTACAGAAGCTTGTATGAGTGCTATTCGTTTAGCTAGAGGGTTTACAAAACGAGACAAGATTATAAAATTTTCAGGATGTTATCACGGGCATTCTGATTCTTTTTTAATTGCTGCAGGAAGTGGATTGAGTACATTTGGTGTGCCAAATTCTCCTGGAGTTACAGAAGGTACGGCAAAAGATACTTTACTTGCGGCTTACAATGATATTGAAAATGTAAAAGCCTTATATGAAGCAAATAAAAATCAAATCGCGGCTATTATTATTGAACCTGTTGCAGGAAATATGGGGTGTGTTCCGCCTACAAAAGGTTTTTTAGAAGCCTTGAGAGAAATTTGTTTAGAAAATGGAATATTACTTATTTTTGATGAAGTAATGACTGGATTTCGACTAGCAAAAGGTGGGGCTCAAGAATTGTATAACATACAAGCCGATATTGTTTGTTTTGGAAAAGTAATTGGTGGTGGATTACCTGTGGGAGCATTTGCAGCAAGAGAAGAAATAATGAACTATTTAGCACCAATTGGTCCGGTATATCAAGCGGGTACATTATCTGGGAATCCTTTAGCTATGGTAGCAGGTTTAGAAATGTTAAAAGCTTTAAATGCTGATAAAGAGATTTTTAATCGATTAGACCAAAAAACAGCATACCTAGAAAAAGGGATTAGAAAAGTTCTTAATGAAAACAATATTGTTTTTACAATAAATAGAGTGGGGTCTATGATTTCAGTTCATTTTGATGCTAATCCTGTTTTTGATTTTCAAACTGCTAAAAATGGTGATAATGAAACTTTTAAAAAGTTTTTCCATGGATTATTAAAACAAGGAATTTATATTGCGCCATCAGCTTATGAAACTTGGTTTATTACAGATGCATTAAGTTATGATGATTTAGATTTTACAATTAATGCAATAGCCGAAGTTGCAAAGGAATTATAAAAAAAATGTCCCGATATCGGGACATTTTTTTAATGTGTTAATTTATGTAATAAATCTTTTTGACTTGCTAATTTTTCCATTTGACTTGGA
It encodes the following:
- a CDS encoding 1-aminocyclopropane-1-carboxylate deaminase/D-cysteine desulfhydrase; translation: MHSINQKIPLSFPNNIELFIKREDLLHPIISGNKFRKLKYNIQEAKRLGHSTLLTFGGAFSNHILAVAGAGAEFGFSTIGVIRGEEIEFKIHENPTLIKAQELGMKFYFVSRSDYREKENTNFKEKLQTIFGNFYLIPEGGTNNLAIKGCEEILTKEDKEGFSHVVCSVGTGGTLSGLINSSNKNQYIIGFSSLKGSFLSDVIRNFVSNNNWEINDEYHFGGYGKVSNELIDFLNSFYTQTSIPLDPVYTGKMVFGVLDKIKEGYFPENSKILIIHTGGLQGIKGMNFVLSKNNKEILNYGEK
- a CDS encoding glucosaminidase domain-containing protein yields the protein MAKSKLVLFVLALFIISCKSSKPVVRTTTKTKVSINKKPTVHTKTETKSVSIKTKDNSQETLEATSNVKTYAEEVRDYIDNFKEIAKNNMKIHGIPASITLAQGILESGAGKGRLAQTANNHFGIKCHSGWTGETIHHDDDAAQECFRKYNHPSESYRDHSLFLTTRSRYSKLFKLNKGDYKSWARGLKEAGYATDVKYPDKLIGLIERYELFKYDNEVLGQDSNFSNDTNLVSDGDEFYTIQQGDTLYSLSKRFNISINEIKKMNNLSDNTISIGQKLRIKK
- the hemL gene encoding glutamate-1-semialdehyde 2,1-aminomutase; protein product: MIYKRSSELFVEACNVIPGGVNSPVRAFKGVGGTPIFVKEAKGAYLYDEDGNRLIDYINSWGPMILGHAYEPVVNAVIEKAKKGTSFGMPTALETEIAKLAVSMVPNIDKIRFVNSGTEACMSAIRLARGFTKRDKIIKFSGCYHGHSDSFLIAAGSGLSTFGVPNSPGVTEGTAKDTLLAAYNDIENVKALYEANKNQIAAIIIEPVAGNMGCVPPTKGFLEALREICLENGILLIFDEVMTGFRLAKGGAQELYNIQADIVCFGKVIGGGLPVGAFAAREEIMNYLAPIGPVYQAGTLSGNPLAMVAGLEMLKALNADKEIFNRLDQKTAYLEKGIRKVLNENNIVFTINRVGSMISVHFDANPVFDFQTAKNGDNETFKKFFHGLLKQGIYIAPSAYETWFITDALSYDDLDFTINAIAEVAKEL